The Rhinolophus ferrumequinum isolate MPI-CBG mRhiFer1 chromosome 4, mRhiFer1_v1.p, whole genome shotgun sequence genome has a window encoding:
- the NRG1 gene encoding pro-neuregulin-1, membrane-bound isoform isoform X24 encodes MCVVAYCKTKKQRKKLHDRLRQSLRSERNNMVNIANGPHHPNPPAENVQLVNQYVSKNVISSEHIVEREVETSFSTSHYTSTTHHSTTVTQTPSHSWSNGHTESIISESHSVIMMSSVENSRHSSPTGGPRGRLNGMGGPRECNSFLRHARETPDSYRDSPHSERYVSAMTTPARMSPVDFHTPSSPKSPPSEMSPPVSSTTVSMPSMAVSPFVEEERPLLLVTPPRLREKYDHHPQQFNSFHHNPAHESNSLPPSPLRIVEDEEYETTQEYEPAQEPVKKLTNSRRAKRTKPNGHSANRLEMDSNTSAESSNSESETEDERVGEDTPFLGIQNPLAASLEAAPAFRLADNRTNPAGRFSTQEDVQARLSSVIANQDPIAV; translated from the exons ATGTGTGTGGTGGCCTACTGCAAAACCAA GAAACAGCGGAAAAAGCTTCATGACCGGCTTCGGCAGAGTCTTCGGTCTGAACGAAACAACATGGTGAACATAGCGAACGGGCCTCACCACCCTAACCCTCCTGCCGAGAACGTCCAGCTGGTGAAT CAATACGTATCTAAAAATGTCATCTCTAGTGAACATATTGTTGAGAGAGAAGTGGAGACATCTTTTTCCACCAGTCACTATACCTCGACAACTCATCATTCCACCACTGTCACCCAGACTCCTAGTCACAG CTGGAGCAATGGACACACTGAAAGCATCATTTCGGAAAGCCACTCTGTCATCATGATGTCATCAGTAGAAAACAGTAGGCACAGCAGCCCAACTGGGGGCCCAAGAGGACGTCTTAATGGCATGGGAGGCCCTCGAGAATGTAACAGCTTCCTCAGGCATGCCAGAGAAACCCCTGACTCCTACCGAGACTCTCCTCATAGTGAAAG GTATGTATCAGCAATGACCACCCCGGCTCGTATGTCACCTGTAGATTTCCACACGCCAAGCTCCCCCAAATCGCCCCCTTCGGAAATGTCTCCACCTGTGTCCAGCACGACGGTGTCCATGCCCTCCATGGCAGTCAGCCCTTTTGTGGAAGAAGAGAGACCTCTGCTTCTGGTCACACCACCAAGACTGCGGGAGAAGTATGACCACCACCCTCAGCAATTCAACTCCTTCCACCACAACCCCGCGCATGAGAGCAACAGCCTGCCCCCTAGCCCCTTGCGGATAGTGGAGGACGAGGAGTATGAGACGACCCAGGAGTATGAGCCAGCTCAAGAGCCTGTTAAGAAACTCACCAACAGCCGGCGGGCCAAAAGAACCAAGCCCAATGGCCACAGTGCCAACAGGTTGGAAATGGACAGCAACACAAGCGCTGAGAGCAGTAACTCAGAGAGTGAAACAGAAGATGAAAGAGTAGGGGAAGATACACCTTTCCTGGGCATACAGAACCCCCTGGCAGCCAGTCTTGAGGCAGCACCTGCCTTCCGCTTGGCTGACAACAGGACTAACCCAGCAGGCCGCTTCTCTACACAGGAAGATGTGCAGGCCAGGCTGTCTAGTGTAATCGCTAACCAAGACCCTATCGCTGTATAA